AGCTCAACCCCATCCGCCGCCACGCGCTGGCCCACCAGGCCGCGCACGGCGGCGACCTGGAAACCGCGGCCCTGCGCGTGTTCGGCAACGCCGAGGGCGCCTACGGCGCGCACGTGAGCAGCCTGGTCGACAGCAGCCGCTGGGACGGCACCGACGAGCTCGCCGAGACCTTCACCCGCCGCAAGGGCTTCGCCTACGGCCGCAACGGCCGGCCCCAGGCGCAGCCGCAACTGCTGCAGGGCGTGCTCTCGCGCGTGGAGCTGGCCTACCAGAACCTCGATTCGGTCGAGCTCGGCGTGACCACGGTCGACACCTACTTCGACACCCTGGGCGGCGTGAGCCGCGCGGTGCAGCGCGCGCGCGGCGCCCATGCGCCGGTGGCGCCGGTCTACATCGGCGACCAGACCTGCGCCAGCGACGGCGGCGGCAGCGTGCGCTCGCTCGGCGAGCAGGTGGCGCTGGAGACGCGCACCCGCATGCTCAACCCGCGCTGGTACGAAGACATGCTGGCCCACGGCCACGAAGGTGTGCGCCAGCTCGAGGTGCACATGACCAACACCATGGGCTGGTCGGCCACCACGGGGCAGGTGCAGCCCTGGGTCTACGAACAACTCAGCCGCACCTTTGTGCTCGACCCCGAGATGCGCGAGCGCCTCGCGTCGCTCAACCCGCACTCGTCCGCGCGCATCGCCCACCGCCTCATCGAAGCGGTGGACCGGCACTTCTGGCAACCCGACGGGGCCATGCTGGACGCGCTGCAGCGCGCGGGCGAAGAACTCGAAGACCGCATCGAAGGCGTTTACGAAGGAGCCAGGGCGTGATGACCACCACCTCGATACCGATCACCGACCTGCGGCGATCCCGCGGCGCGCCGGCGCCGCACGAAGACGGCGAGGGCAGCGTGCAGGTCGCGCTCGACCCCGCGGTGCGCATCGGCACCGCCAAGGTCTTTGCCATCTACGGCAAGGGCGGCATCGGCAAGAGCACGACCTCGAGCAACCTCTCGGCGGCGTTCTCGCACCTGGGCAAGCGCGTGCTGCAGATCGGCTGCGACCCCAAGCACGACAGCACCTTCACGCTCACCAAGAAGATGCTGCCCACGGTGATCGACGCGCTCGAGGCGGTCGACTTCCACCCCGAGGAGCTGCGCGTCGACGACTTCGTGTTCCCCGGCTACAACGGCGTGATGTGCGTGGAGGCCGGCGGCCCGCCCGCGGGCACGGGCTGCGGCGGCTACGTGGTGGGCCAGACGGTCAAGCTGCTCAAGGAGCACCACCTGCTCGACGACACCGACGTGGTGATCTTCGACGTGCTCGGCGACGTGGTGTGCGGCGGCTTCGCCGCGCCGCTGCAGCACGCCGACCGCGCGCTCATCGTCACCGCCAACGACTTCGATTCGATCTTCGCGATGAACCGCATCGTGCAGGCCATCGGCGCCAAGGCCAAGAACTACGGCGTGCGCCTGGGCGGCGTGATCGCCAACCGCAGCATGGCCACCGACCAGATCGACCGCTACACCTCGCGCACCGGCCTGCGCCTGGCCGCGCAGTTCCCCGACCTCGACGCCATCCGCCGCAGCCGCCTCAAGAAGGCCACGCTGTTCGAGATGGAAGACTCGCCCGAGGTGAAGGCGGTGCAGGACGAGTACCTGCGCCTGGCCGAGGCCCTGTGGCGCGGCAGCGATCCGCTGCCCGCGGTGCCCATGAAGGACCGCGACATCTTCGACCTGCTGGGCTACGACTGAAGGAGCGCCCATGGACAGCCCCACCTACCAGCAAAGCCGCGGGCGCATCGGCCACTACTTCGACCGCACCGCGGTGCAGGCCTGGGCCCAGCTCACCTCGGACGCGCCCGTGAGCCGGGTGCGCGCCACCGTGCGCGCGGGCCGCGATCGCATGCGCGAGACCCTGTTGTCGTGGCTGCCCGCGCGGCTCGATGGCCTGCGCCTGCTCGACGCCGGCTGCGGCACCGGGGCCCTGGCCCTGGCCGCGGCGCGGCGCGGCGCCGACGTGGTGGGCGTGGACCTGTCGCCCAACCTGGTGCGGCTCGCACAGGAGCGCGTGGCCGACGACGCGCAGGTGGCCGCGGCCGGCGGCCGGCTGCAGTGGCTCAGCGGCGACATGCTCGACGACGCGCTCGGCGCCTTCGACTACGTGGTGGCCATGGACTCGCTGATCCACTACGAGGCGCGCGACGCGGTGCAGGCGCTCGCGCGGCTGGCGCCGC
This is a stretch of genomic DNA from Hydrogenophaga crocea. It encodes these proteins:
- the bchL gene encoding ferredoxin:protochlorophyllide reductase (ATP-dependent) iron-sulfur ATP-binding protein — encoded protein: MMTTTSIPITDLRRSRGAPAPHEDGEGSVQVALDPAVRIGTAKVFAIYGKGGIGKSTTSSNLSAAFSHLGKRVLQIGCDPKHDSTFTLTKKMLPTVIDALEAVDFHPEELRVDDFVFPGYNGVMCVEAGGPPAGTGCGGYVVGQTVKLLKEHHLLDDTDVVIFDVLGDVVCGGFAAPLQHADRALIVTANDFDSIFAMNRIVQAIGAKAKNYGVRLGGVIANRSMATDQIDRYTSRTGLRLAAQFPDLDAIRRSRLKKATLFEMEDSPEVKAVQDEYLRLAEALWRGSDPLPAVPMKDRDIFDLLGYD
- the bchM gene encoding magnesium protoporphyrin IX methyltransferase, yielding MDSPTYQQSRGRIGHYFDRTAVQAWAQLTSDAPVSRVRATVRAGRDRMRETLLSWLPARLDGLRLLDAGCGTGALALAAARRGADVVGVDLSPNLVRLAQERVADDAQVAAAGGRLQWLSGDMLDDALGAFDYVVAMDSLIHYEARDAVQALARLAPRTRRAILCTHAPSTPALRAMHAIGQWFPRGDRSPAIVPVRHEALQALAQAEPVLAGWRSARSQRIDSGFYRSQATEWRAP